The following coding sequences are from one Trypanosoma brucei gambiense DAL972 chromosome 2, complete sequence window:
- a CDS encoding 65 kDa invariant surface glycoprotein, putative, translating to MMKYLLVFAIIATRIPVLLVIGSEDNRVPGDKKLTKEEAAALCKMKHLADKVAKERSQELKDRTQNFAGYIEFELYRIDYWLEKLNGPKGRKDGYAKLSDSDIEKVKEIFNKAKDGITKQLPEAKKAGEEAGKLHTEVKKAAENARGQDLDDDTAKSTGLYRVLNWYCITKEERHNATPNCDGIQFRKHYLSVNRSAIDCSSTGYKEDYDWSANALQVALNSWENVKPKKLESAGSDKNCNIGQSSESHPCTMTEEWQTPYKETVEKLRELEDAYQRGKKAHDAMLGYANTAYAVNTKVEQEKPLTEVIAAAKEAGKKGAKIIIPAAAPATPTNSTKNEDSASTEHVDRGIATNETQVEVGIDADFDSLLDATEAAEVTRRHQRTAMIILAVLVPAIILVVTAVAFFIMVKRRRNNSQDVDTGKAEGGVSSVKVVM from the coding sequence atgatgaagtATTTGCTGGTATTTGCAATTATTGCCACAAGAATCCCTGTGTTGTTAGTAATTGGCAGTGAGGATAACCGTGTTCCAGGAGACAAGAAGTTGACGAAAGAGGAAGCAGCGGCACTCTGTAAAATGAAGCATCTTGCTGATAAAGTTGCAAAGGAGAGATCACAAGAGTTGAAGGATAGAACTCAAAATTTTGCTGGTTATATAGAGTTCGAGTTGTATAGAATAGATTATTGGTTGGAAAAGCTGAACGGTCCGAAGGGGCGAAAAGACGGTTATGCTAAGCTGTCTGACTCTGATatagaaaaagtaaaggagataTTCAACAAGGCAAAAGATGGAATAACTAAGCAACTCCCTGAGGCAAAGAAGGCTGGTGAGGAAGCTGGAAAACTACATActgaagtgaagaaggccgCGGAGAATGCACGTGGACAGGATCTTGATGACGATACGGCGAAGTCCACTGGCTTGTACAGGGTGCTGAATTGGTACTGCATTActaaagaagaaaggcaCAACGCTACCCCTAACTGTGACGGAATCCAATTCAGAAAGCATTATCTGTCGGTGAATAGAAGCGCTATTgactgcagcagcaccggCTATAAGGAGGATTATGATTGGTCTGCGAACGCGCTGCAAGTGGCCCTAAATAGCTGGGAGAATGTGAAGCCAAAAAAATTGGAGTCAGCCGGGTCGGACAAGAATTGCAACATCGGCCAATCTTCCGAGAGCCATCCATGCACCATGACAGAGGAGTGGCAGACTCCATACAAGGAAACTGTCGAAAAGCTAAGGGAACTTGAGGATGCGTaccaaaggggaaagaaggctCATGATGCTATGTTGGGTTACGCTAATACCGCATATGCTGTGAACACGAAAGTGGAACAGGAAAAGCCGCTGACAGAGGTGATAGCGGCAGCTAAGGAAGCAGGGAAAAAGGGCGCGAAAATTATAATACCCGCAGCTGCCCCAGCAACACCGACTAACAGCACGAAAAATGAAGATAGTGCTTCAACCGAGCATGTTGATAGAGGGATtgcaacaaatgaaacacaGGTGGAAGTTGGTATTGATGCTGACTTTGATAGTCTCCTAGATGCCACAGAGGCTGCAGAGGTAACGCGTAGACATCAGAGAACAGCAATGATTATATTAGCAGTCCTTGTACCTGCCATTATTCTTGTGGTTACGGCCGTTGCATTCTTCATAATGGTGAAACGAAGGAGGAATAACTCCCAGGATGTGGACACCGGAAAAGCGGAGGGTGGGGTTTCTAGCGTAAAAGTAGTAATGTAG
- a CDS encoding 65 kDa invariant surface glycoprotein, fragment: MMIGEIPQAFTDFGLVLFKEGENAGESDNCDGVKFSEHHGTHRRRNVIDCGDEKANKYGDASSKTLEDTLKQWESKKPQATGASGGNDVCKAAASSENYPCTMTEEWQTHYKETVKKLKELEGAHEKGKKAHDAMLGYANTAYAVNTKVEQEKPLAEVIAAAKEAGKKGAKIIIPAAAPATPTNSTKNEDSAPTEHVDRGIATNETQVEVGIDADFDGLLEAAEAAEVTHRHQRTAMIILAVLVPAIILVVTAVAFFIMVKRRRNNSHDVDTGKAEGGVSSVKVVM; encoded by the coding sequence ATGATGATAGGGGAAATTCCACAGGCCTTTACAGATTTTGGATTGGTATTGtttaaagaaggggagaacgCGGGTGAGAGCGACAACTGTGATGGCGTCAAGTTCAGCGAGCATCATGGAACGCACAGAAGAAGGAATGTCATTGACTGCGGCGACGAGAAAGCGAACAAATATGGGGATGCTTCATCAAAAACATTGGAAGACACCTTGAAACAATGGGAAAGCAAGAAACCGCAAGCCACAGGCGCAAGCGGTGGGAATGACGTGTGCAAAGCCGCCGCATCTTCGGAGAACTATCCGTGCACCATGACAGAGGAGTGGCAGACTCACTACAAGGAAACTGTCAAAAAGCTAAAAGAACTCGAGGGTGCGCACGAGAAGGGCAAGAAGGCTCATGATGCTATGTTGGGTTACGCTAATACCGCATATGCTGTGAACACGAAAGTGGAACAGGAAAAGCCGCTGGCAGAGGTGATAGCGGCAGCTAAGGAAGCAGGGAAAAAGGGCGCGAAAATTATAATACCCGCAGCTGCCCCAGCAACACCGACTAACAGCACGAAAAATGAAGATAGTGCTCCAACCGAGCATGTTGATAGAGGGATtgcaacaaatgaaacacaaGTGGAAGTTGGTATTGATGCTGACTTTGACGGGTTGCTGGAGGCTGCCGAGGCTGCAGAGGTAACGCATAGACATCAGAGAACAGCAATGATTATATTAGCAGTCCTTGTACCTGCCATTATTCTTGTGGTTACGGCCGTTGCATTCTTCATAATGGTGAAACGAAGGAGGAATAACTCCCATGATGTGGACACCGGAAAAGCGGAGGGTGGGGTTTCTAGCGTAAAAGTAGTAATGTAG
- a CDS encoding 65 kDa invariant surface glycoprotein, putative codes for MMKYLLVFAIIATRIPVLLATNGGDKHVKANKKLTKEGAAALCKMKHLADKVAKERSQELKDRTQNFAGYIEFELYRIDYWLEKLNGPKGRKDGYAKLSDSDIEKVKEIFDKAKDGIAKQLPEAKKADEEAEKLHTEVKKAAENARGQDLDDDTAKSTGLYRVLNWYCITKEERHNATPNCDGIQFRKHYLSVNRSAIDCSSTGYKEDYDWSANALQVALNSWENVKPKKLESAGSDKNCNIGQSSESHPCTMTEEWQTPYKETVEKLRELEDAYQRGKKAHDAMLGYANTAYAVNTKVEQEKPLTEVIAAAKEAGKKGAKIIIPAAAPATPTNSTKNEDSASTEHVDRGIATNETQVEVGIDADFDSLLDATEAAEVTRRHQRTAMIILAVLVPAIILVVTAVAFFIMVKRRRNNSQDVDTGKAEGGVSSVKVVM; via the coding sequence atgatgaagtATTTGCTGGTATTTGCAATTATTGCCACAAGAATCCCTGTGTTGTTGGCGACTAATGGTGGAGATAAACATGTGAAAGCTAACAAGAAGTTGACGAAAGAGGGAGCAGCGGCACTCTGTAAAATGAAGCATCTTGCTGATAAAGTTGCAAAGGAGAGATCACAAGAGTTAAAGGATAGAACTCAAAATTTTGCTGGTTATATAGAGTTCGAGTTGTATAGAATAGATTATTGGTTGGAAAAGCTGAACGGTCCGAAGGGGCGAAAAGACGGTTATGCTAAGCTTTCTGACTCTGATatagaaaaagtaaaggagatTTTCGACAAAGCAAAAGATGGAATAGCTAAGCAACTCCCTGAGGCAAAGAAGGCCGATGAGGAAGCTGAAAAACTACATActgaagtgaagaaggccgCGGAGAATGCACGTGGACAGGATCTTGATGACGATACGGCGAAGTCCACTGGCTTGTACAGGGTGCTGAATTGGTACTGCATTActaaagaagaaaggcaCAACGCTACCCCTAACTGTGACGGAATCCAATTCAGAAAACATTATCTGTCGGTGAATAGAAGCGCTATTgactgcagcagcaccggCTATAAGGAGGATTATGATTGGTCTGCGAACGCGCTGCAAGTGGCCCTAAATAGCTGGGAGAATGTGAAGCCAAAAAAATTGGAGTCAGCCGGGTCGGACAAGAATTGCAACATCGGCCAATCTTCCGAGAGCCATCCATGCACCATGACAGAGGAGTGGCAGACTCCATACAAGGAAACTGTCGAAAAGCTAAGGGAACTTGAGGATGCGTaccaaaggggaaagaaggctCATGATGCTATGTTGGGTTACGCTAATACCGCATATGCTGTGAACACGAAAGTGGAACAGGAAAAGCCGCTGACAGAGGTGATAGCGGCAGCTAAGGAAGCAGGGAAAAAGGGCGCGAAAATTATAATACCCGCAGCTGCCCCAGCAACACCGACTAACAGCACGAAAAATGAAGATAGTGCTTCAACCGAGCATGTTGATAGAGGGATtgcaacaaatgaaacacaGGTGGAAGTTGGTATTGATGCTGACTTTGATAGTCTCCTAGATGCCACAGAGGCTGCAGAGGTAACGCGTAGACATCAGAGAACAGCAATGATTATATTAGCAGTCCTTGTACCTGCCATTATTCTTGTGGTTACGGCCGTTGCATTCTTCATAATGGTGAAACGAAGGAGGAATAACTCCCAGGATGTGGACACCGGAAAAGCGGAGGGTGGGGTTTCTAGCGTAAAAGTAGTAATGTAG